The following are encoded together in the Deinococcus yavapaiensis KR-236 genome:
- a CDS encoding Ig-like domain-containing protein has protein sequence MSRKRSLSALAVLSLTLSACNSFTLPASAPDGDTPLMEAAARVSVSRIDITPTSTLLTAVGATATLQATVYDMQGRKVTTSVKWVSSNPTAVTIDPKGKVTAKVAVGFTQITAEAGGVKSKPVLITVAKLNPNAVVVSDAQIASSAVPLMPAPSGSLTGARFQVALSGVHPKPGQVLLSSGTSPINGRVLSSTPSGGQTIVTLETVPLEDVYQDLSVSQRVALTSSDVIALTGAHAPENVERHADGSLTVSYRLPKNVSRRSIVQAQGWPDDGTLPGPFKKVEWEIGKFKCSSTLDVLLSGDLLSLKIENKLDVDFTAHITNRQLTTLSAVASGELNATITGGIDVDLGAQGELKCKAIFAEVPVPISGPLATFIAPTVPIGVSFGLEGKLKLGKAQLVVEGKVSSKKKVGFAYDVATDTVTSINEGSTTTTLTPKFKMVNPVEDFRFEGSLAVQGLVGLNVRTFPWLGSAGPAIEALELTFGPKVEGSFAPESTQARVNDYASSYAYKMVAALGPGSTLQDLAGIVSTRGQWKIGNFGVQGEVTISRSPNGTLSGPSNAKAGQPTIVIVDLNPANIQFIDGWYSPSEVRLYRDRGGVLEFVGAVTPSAWQTHFEFPWTPSPLDVGQTVVLRAFVSSGLLNVPLELDDDAKISVAVSKADSDVPPPSSPPASGSGWYGTVTYRWSGDKTFETTTPSGVTEITRYVQNGTFTCNYNATDSVTWSYSDDYTEEWRTASNDSRREYRKVVRANTTQAFDVGADLWGVPDVYYLASVPGAVRITDRAYFNGELVSSREEVSDQMVPEYGCTQGGIYGDTNPDPNVITLSKSIFPLHAGIVPEDGSFKETMEVNLTKK, from the coding sequence ATGTCCCGCAAACGCTCGTTGTCCGCCCTCGCCGTGCTGTCCTTGACGCTGTCCGCCTGCAATTCCTTCACGCTCCCGGCGTCCGCGCCCGACGGCGACACGCCGCTCATGGAAGCCGCGGCGCGCGTTTCCGTCTCCCGCATCGACATCACGCCGACCTCCACGCTCCTGACCGCCGTTGGCGCGACCGCCACCTTGCAAGCCACCGTCTACGACATGCAGGGCCGTAAAGTCACGACGAGCGTCAAGTGGGTCTCCAGCAACCCCACCGCCGTCACGATCGACCCCAAAGGCAAAGTCACCGCCAAGGTCGCCGTGGGCTTCACTCAAATTACCGCCGAGGCGGGCGGCGTGAAGTCCAAGCCGGTCCTCATCACGGTGGCCAAACTCAACCCGAATGCCGTCGTCGTGAGTGACGCGCAAATCGCCTCGAGCGCCGTGCCGTTGATGCCCGCGCCGAGCGGTTCGCTGACAGGCGCGCGCTTTCAAGTGGCGTTGAGCGGCGTGCATCCCAAGCCGGGCCAGGTGCTGCTCTCCAGCGGCACGTCGCCGATCAACGGGCGGGTGCTGAGCAGTACGCCGAGCGGCGGGCAGACGATCGTCACGCTGGAGACGGTGCCCCTCGAGGACGTCTACCAGGACTTGAGCGTGTCGCAGCGCGTGGCGCTGACGTCCAGCGACGTCATTGCGCTGACGGGCGCGCACGCTCCGGAGAACGTCGAGCGTCACGCGGACGGCAGCCTCACCGTGAGCTACCGCTTGCCGAAGAACGTGTCTCGCCGCTCGATCGTGCAAGCGCAAGGATGGCCTGATGACGGCACGCTGCCCGGTCCGTTCAAGAAGGTCGAGTGGGAAATCGGCAAGTTCAAGTGCAGCAGCACCCTCGACGTGCTGCTGTCCGGGGACCTGCTGAGCCTCAAGATCGAGAACAAGCTCGACGTGGACTTCACCGCGCACATCACGAACCGCCAACTGACGACGCTGAGCGCAGTGGCGTCGGGGGAACTCAACGCAACGATCACGGGCGGAATCGACGTGGACCTCGGAGCGCAAGGCGAGTTGAAGTGCAAAGCGATCTTCGCGGAAGTGCCCGTGCCGATCTCCGGACCGCTCGCGACGTTCATCGCGCCCACCGTGCCGATTGGGGTGAGCTTCGGGTTGGAAGGCAAGCTCAAGCTCGGCAAGGCACAACTCGTGGTGGAAGGCAAAGTCAGCTCGAAGAAGAAGGTGGGCTTCGCGTACGACGTCGCCACCGACACCGTGACGTCAATCAACGAGGGAAGCACGACGACGACCTTGACGCCGAAGTTCAAGATGGTCAATCCCGTCGAGGATTTCCGCTTCGAAGGCAGCCTCGCCGTGCAGGGCCTGGTCGGCCTGAACGTCCGCACGTTTCCTTGGTTGGGCTCCGCTGGGCCCGCCATCGAAGCGCTGGAGCTGACGTTTGGACCGAAGGTCGAGGGAAGCTTCGCGCCGGAATCGACGCAGGCGCGCGTGAACGATTACGCTTCGAGTTACGCGTACAAGATGGTGGCAGCGTTAGGGCCGGGATCGACGTTGCAGGACCTCGCGGGCATCGTGAGCACACGAGGCCAGTGGAAGATCGGCAATTTCGGAGTTCAAGGCGAAGTGACGATTTCACGCTCCCCGAACGGCACGCTGAGCGGCCCGTCGAACGCGAAGGCAGGGCAACCGACGATCGTCATCGTCGACCTCAATCCGGCCAACATTCAATTCATTGACGGATGGTACAGCCCGTCGGAAGTGCGGCTGTACCGCGACCGCGGCGGGGTATTGGAGTTCGTGGGCGCCGTGACACCAAGCGCGTGGCAAACGCACTTCGAGTTTCCCTGGACGCCCTCGCCGTTGGATGTCGGGCAGACGGTCGTACTGCGGGCGTTCGTATCGAGCGGTTTGTTGAACGTTCCCTTGGAGCTCGACGACGACGCCAAGATCTCGGTGGCCGTGAGCAAGGCTGATTCCGATGTGCCGCCGCCCTCGAGTCCGCCTGCCAGCGGATCAGGCTGGTACGGCACCGTCACTTACCGTTGGTCGGGCGACAAAACGTTCGAGACGACGACGCCGTCAGGTGTGACCGAGATCACACGTTACGTCCAAAATGGCACCTTCACGTGCAATTACAACGCAACGGACTCGGTCACTTGGAGTTATTCCGACGATTACACGGAGGAGTGGAGAACGGCCAGCAATGACTCGCGCAGGGAGTACCGAAAAGTGGTTCGAGCGAACACAACGCAAGCGTTCGACGTTGGAGCTGATCTGTGGGGCGTTCCAGACGTGTATTACTTGGCCAGCGTGCCCGGCGCCGTCAGGATCACGGATCGAGCGTACTTCAACGGGGAACTCGTCTCCAGCCGTGAGGAAGTCAGCGACCAGATGGTGCCAGAATACGGCTGCACGCAAGGGGGAATTTACGGCGATACCAACCCTGATCCGAACGTCATTACCCTCTCGAAGAGCATCTTTCCCCTGCATGCCGGAATCGTCCCTGAAGATGGCAGCTTCAAGGAGACGATGGAAGTCAACTTGACCAAGAAGTAA
- a CDS encoding sensor histidine kinase has product MPSDPPPTSPELDSLVQEQGEMANRIRHHDWASTPLGPPSTWPDPLRTYIQMMLASKHPMYLAWTHDLIALYNDAYRPILGTDKHPHALGARTADIFGQDGYPGLKPVFDAAIERGESAAFENHLVPLVRHGYMEECYFDVSYTPVHVNGHVAGVFCSVTETTERVLAARRTKTLAALTATLLGLHHPDDVVHAALHVANLNPHDLPCAVVYTPNEQGELQWRGATRSNDEQMTRWQHTPPEWQTTHQAHVLATSPLAVGPWPEPVTQVAVFPLTSFEDRPLGLLVVGLNARQRFDDAYQDFLRLFRGQLSGALRDALLTEALRQRNADLARERELLSEQTTVLARERELLKEQTAALAHANEELEAFAYGVAHDLRTPLRHIASFNALLRTSLGSGVNEKSARYLQVVDQAAARMSKLIDAMLELSRTSRQPLRMGLVDFGALVASVREELEAEAPERPVTWHVEPLPLMLGDSDLLRQVMLNLLANAVKYTRVQARAVIEVRVEEHPEEWRVLVRDNGVGFDSKYADKLFNVFQRLHRQEDFEGTGVGLANVRRIVHRHGGRVWAEGMPNEGATFGFTLPK; this is encoded by the coding sequence ATGCCTTCGGACCCTCCCCCCACCTCGCCTGAACTCGATTCGCTCGTTCAAGAGCAAGGCGAGATGGCCAACCGCATTCGCCACCACGACTGGGCGTCCACACCCCTCGGTCCTCCCAGCACTTGGCCGGACCCGCTGCGCACCTACATCCAGATGATGCTGGCGTCCAAGCACCCCATGTACCTCGCGTGGACGCACGACCTCATCGCGTTGTACAACGACGCGTACCGACCCATCCTCGGCACGGACAAGCATCCGCACGCGCTCGGCGCGCGCACCGCCGACATCTTCGGGCAGGACGGTTACCCAGGCCTCAAACCCGTCTTCGACGCCGCGATCGAACGAGGGGAAAGCGCCGCGTTCGAAAATCACCTGGTGCCCTTGGTGCGTCACGGATACATGGAAGAATGCTACTTCGACGTCAGCTACACCCCGGTCCACGTGAATGGGCACGTGGCCGGCGTGTTCTGCTCCGTCACCGAAACCACCGAGCGGGTGCTCGCGGCGCGCCGCACCAAGACCCTCGCGGCGCTCACCGCGACCCTGCTCGGCTTGCACCACCCGGACGACGTCGTTCACGCGGCCTTGCACGTCGCCAACCTCAATCCGCACGACCTTCCGTGCGCCGTGGTGTACACGCCAAACGAGCAAGGTGAACTGCAGTGGCGTGGCGCGACCCGCTCCAACGACGAGCAGATGACGCGGTGGCAGCACACTCCCCCCGAATGGCAAACGACGCATCAAGCGCACGTTCTCGCCACGTCACCGCTCGCCGTCGGACCCTGGCCGGAACCTGTAACGCAAGTGGCGGTGTTCCCCCTCACGTCCTTTGAAGACCGACCGCTGGGATTGCTCGTCGTGGGTCTCAACGCGCGTCAGCGCTTCGACGACGCGTACCAAGACTTCTTGCGGTTGTTTCGTGGGCAACTCTCAGGCGCGTTGCGCGACGCGCTTTTGACAGAGGCGTTACGGCAACGAAACGCTGATCTCGCGCGGGAACGGGAGTTGCTCAGCGAGCAAACCACGGTCCTCGCGCGCGAGCGGGAGCTGCTCAAAGAGCAAACCGCGGCCCTCGCGCACGCCAACGAGGAACTCGAAGCGTTCGCGTACGGCGTAGCGCACGACTTACGTACGCCCCTCCGGCACATCGCGAGCTTCAACGCCTTGCTGCGAACGTCGCTCGGAAGCGGCGTGAACGAGAAGTCGGCGCGGTACTTGCAGGTGGTCGATCAAGCGGCGGCGCGCATGAGCAAACTCATCGACGCGATGCTGGAGTTGTCCCGAACGTCCCGGCAGCCCTTACGGATGGGCTTGGTGGATTTCGGGGCGCTCGTGGCGTCCGTGCGTGAAGAGCTGGAAGCGGAGGCGCCAGAACGACCGGTAACATGGCATGTCGAGCCGTTGCCGTTAATGCTGGGCGATTCCGATTTGCTGCGGCAAGTGATGTTGAACTTGCTCGCCAACGCCGTGAAGTACACGCGCGTCCAAGCGCGCGCGGTGATCGAGGTGCGCGTCGAGGAGCACCCGGAGGAATGGCGGGTGCTCGTGCGGGACAACGGAGTGGGATTCGACTCGAAGTACGCGGATAAGTTATTCAACGTGTTTCAACGATTGCATCGCCAAGAAGACTTCGAGGGCACAGGCGTGGGTCTCGCGAACGTGCGACGCATCGTGCATCGACACGGCGGACGCGTGTGGGCCGAAGGCATGCCGAATGAAGGGGCGACGTTCGGATTCACGTTGCCGAAGTAA
- a CDS encoding ABC transporter substrate-binding protein: MFKRALPLTLALTVNATAAPITIKHDLGTTTLPGIPKRIVVIQEETAELLAVLGVKPVGFASTRVSNAKLGQPLTALTTPAAKQIGTPIYVRTHDQPSQEVILALKPDLILMNAGDDGSNSLYPALSKIAPTIAFDFSEGRTGWRKALTETARVFNKTTLANRYLVTYDTRVQTLRAQLASTFNGSNRTALLYMYQATDLMALGQRFSFSRALSALGMTLVMPSGLDSDRVFHVLSSEVLPTLKTDRIVLLRLTHNGQPLARNNLDVLMARTGAKITTYLLDPQEPSSGPITDLKRVEALANLLR; the protein is encoded by the coding sequence ATGTTCAAGCGAGCCCTCCCCCTCACCCTCGCCCTGACCGTCAACGCCACGGCCGCACCGATCACCATCAAACACGACCTCGGGACCACCACCCTTCCCGGCATCCCCAAACGCATCGTCGTCATTCAAGAAGAAACCGCCGAACTCCTCGCCGTCCTTGGCGTCAAACCCGTTGGTTTCGCGAGCACCCGCGTCAGCAACGCCAAGCTCGGCCAACCCCTGACCGCCCTCACCACGCCCGCCGCGAAACAAATCGGCACGCCCATCTACGTGAGAACGCACGATCAACCCTCACAAGAAGTCATCCTCGCGCTCAAACCCGACCTCATCCTCATGAACGCCGGCGATGACGGCAGCAACTCCCTCTACCCAGCCCTCAGTAAAATCGCGCCGACCATCGCGTTCGACTTCAGCGAAGGCCGCACCGGATGGCGTAAAGCCTTGACGGAAACCGCGCGGGTCTTCAACAAAACCACCTTGGCCAATCGGTACCTCGTCACGTACGACACCCGAGTGCAAACCCTTCGCGCCCAACTCGCCTCGACCTTCAACGGATCGAACCGCACGGCCTTGCTGTACATGTACCAAGCAACCGACCTCATGGCGCTCGGGCAACGCTTCAGCTTCTCGCGTGCGCTCAGCGCGCTCGGCATGACGCTCGTCATGCCGTCCGGCCTCGACTCGGACCGCGTCTTCCACGTTCTTTCCTCGGAGGTGCTGCCCACCCTCAAGACGGACCGCATTGTGCTATTGCGTCTCACGCACAACGGTCAGCCGCTGGCGCGCAACAACCTCGACGTCCTCATGGCGCGCACCGGCGCGAAGATCACGACGTACCTGCTCGATCCGCAGGAACCGTCGAGTGGGCCGATCACGGATTTGAAACGCGTCGAGGCGCTCGCGAACCTGCTTCGTTGA